Part of the Nicotiana sylvestris chromosome 5, ASM39365v2, whole genome shotgun sequence genome is shown below.
TGTCATACTATTTGATTGCAAAAAGCTTCTTTCTCTTCTCCCTTTTGTGAAATTCCCATCTTCAGCAATGAGCTGCTATCCATATTCATCATCCCTTTTCCTCAACAACAACACCCTCTCTCCGGCTTCGACCCGTCTCCACCGTACCTGCAACAGTGCTAGATTCGGCCTCAGAATCTCCGCTTCCCTTAACGTGGAAGTGCACGCACCCGATTCCAACTCTTCTTCCAATCCACGAATCACGAAGAGCCAAGAGTTGATGGAGGAATCTAACAAGGTATTCGTGGGTACTTACGCTAGGGCTCCGTTGGTTCTGTCCAGTGGCAAAGGATGTAAATTGTATGATTTAGAAGGGCGAGAGTATTTGGACTTGACTTCTGGTATTGCTGTGAATGCACTTGGACACGGGGATCCTGATTGGATTACTGCTGTTACTCAACAAGCTAATACCCTCACCCATGTTAGCAATATTTACTATTCTCTCCCTCAGGTCACTGCCTCCACTTTTTTGGTCTCGcatttttatttacttattaGAACATTTTACTTTGGATTTATTATCCATGGGGATATAaaaagggttttttttttttgaattttctttactGGATTCAAATTTTCCTTTCCATTGTTTTCGGGTTCtcgtgttttttttttcttccattcAAATAAAGAGCTTTACTTGGGAATTTTACAGTGCATAGGGATTAAAAAGAATGAGCCTTTTGCAGTTTCTTACTGCTATTTTTGGAATGCAACAGGCTCAAATAGAGTGGAATGGATATAGGTGATCATATAGCCGAGCGGACTAGTTTGGGATTGAGGCTTAGTAGAAATTTTTGTTGTCTAGGCTTCTTAAATAGTCAGAATGAGGAAAAGGAATATTACCCAATTATATTTTGGTGTGCTTACGCTAGAGTGCAATGAGTTGATTACATACATCAAGTGACCAGAAATAGAGTATATGTGGTTCCGGATTAAATATAAACACTAGTAGCTTATTGTGGATTCATTTCATGCAACTGAATAGTCTGAAATGATAGTTGGAACTTacgagcaacaacaacaacaacaaactcagtgtAATCCCACATGTGGGGTCTGGAGAAGGTAGTGTgaacgcagaccttacccctaccgtgtgcaggtagagaggttatttccgatagaccctttGCGCAAAGAATAACGAAAATAAAGTAAGTAACAGtatcaacaacaatataatagGAACAAATGGCACAATATGTAGTATAAAGAATCAGAAAAAATACACAAatagtactactactactactactaatacTAACGACTACCTGTCAACCTTCCAccctaattctcgacctccacCCTACTCTATtgagggtcatgtcctcggtaagctgGAGCTATGACATATCATGTCTAATCAcctcaccccaatacttctttggcctaccCCTACCCTTACTAGCAGATGGaagtttcttttttttattttatggatTTTTTGGAAGGCAGTCGTGAGAGGGGTCTTATTCAACAGAGCTTTCCTATACATTTTTGTTCAAGTTGTTTCTATGTATGTAACTTGATATATCACTTAATTACCTTCTTAACTGTAATTCTGTATTATAATAGCTTCAAGGAATCTATTATCCTCCATTTGCTAAAGGAACTTTGTGTTTTACACTAACATATTATTCTATTATTACTTGCAGCTTGAGCTTGCAAAACGTCTTGTTGCTAGTTCTTTTGCAGACCGTGTTTTCTTCTCAAACTCTGGAACAGAAGCAAATGAAGCTGCAATTAAATTTTCAAGGAAGTTTCAACGGTTTTCACATCCCGGTGAGAAGCAACCTCCTGTGGAGTTTATTGCCTTTTCCAATTGCTTCCATGGAAGGACCATGGGTGCTGTTGCTTTGACAAGCAAAGAGCACTACAGGTCACCTTTTGAACCTGTAATGCCAGGAGTTACCTTCCTGGAGTATGGCAATATTCAAGCGGCCACAGAGCTAATTCAGAGTGGTAAAATAGCTGCTGTGTTTGTTGA
Proteins encoded:
- the LOC104246380 gene encoding acetylornithine aminotransferase, mitochondrial codes for the protein MSCYPYSSSLFLNNNTLSPASTRLHRTCNSARFGLRISASLNVEVHAPDSNSSSNPRITKSQELMEESNKVFVGTYARAPLVLSSGKGCKLYDLEGREYLDLTSGIAVNALGHGDPDWITAVTQQANTLTHVSNIYYSLPQLELAKRLVASSFADRVFFSNSGTEANEAAIKFSRKFQRFSHPGEKQPPVEFIAFSNCFHGRTMGAVALTSKEHYRSPFEPVMPGVTFLEYGNIQAATELIQSGKIAAVFVEPIQGEGGIYSATKEFLQALRTSCDSVGSLLVFDEVQCGLGRTGHLWAHEAYGIYPDIMTLAKPLAGGLPIGAVLVTERVAAAINYGDHGSTFAGGPLVCNAAVAVLKKIAEPSFLASVTKKGQYFRELLVKKLGGNSHVKEVRGVGLIIGIDLDVPASPLVDACQQSGLLVLTAGKGNVVRLVPPLTITEQELDHAAEILFNCLPVLDKTNKN